The following are encoded together in the Gouania willdenowi chromosome 14, fGouWil2.1, whole genome shotgun sequence genome:
- the nherf4b gene encoding NHERF family PDZ scaffold protein 4b isoform X1 produces MPSNTGVAEANGLQKKFTFNPKEGIINPVMVISEDPVMASSLRLCVLKREEKQSYGFKLHEEVGQQGHIIRNLASGGIAQKSGLQDGDRLLEVNKYHVNNISHSEVARLINLSGNQLCLLVLDVSAYDMAVSQGQDLCSLTTSWGKGCTAPRLCHITRDSSSGLGLNFTALQGEKGRFSANVVPGGAADKAGVCKGDHLVWMNGATVADLSHAALCTMMKKCSDLTILVIESESEQNYIEKKMPILPSMAVPHNLPHRSRKLHLLSAPDGYGFLLRLERTLAGRELHYLRAVEKDSSAEKAGMRNGELLLEVNGELAEHLTHHEIVNRVRTSGERVSLTTISLQGLDFYIKLGLSPLLFCEDTAEKENVASESAAEQSLAKGKDGSLEKGSLGFGFDLGSEPQTSGTFIHKQVVTVSSAEKAGLSVSDVVMEVNEQNVEKDHLEDVLKVMKETASSLSLLAVDGTEDDKKENVHNSTPSSTPDPEDEEITAL; encoded by the exons gaaatttacatttaatcCTAAAGAAGGCATCATCAACCCTGTGATGGTCATATCAGAAG ACCCCGTGATGGCGTCCAGCCTTCGTCTGTGTGTTCTTAAACGGGAGGAAAAACAGTCCTATGGCTTTAAGCTGCACGAAGAAGTGGGACAACAAGGACACATAATCAGAAATTTGGCATCAGGGGGAATCGCACAGAAAAGTGGCCTTCAAGATGGAGATAGGCTGCTGGAGGTCAACAAGTACCATGTTAATAATATTTCCCACTCAGAG GTAGCAAGGTTGATAAACCTGAGTGGAAACCAGCTGTGTTTGTTGGTGCTGGATGTGAGTGCGTATGACATGGCTGTGTCCCAAGGTCAGGACCTTTGCAGTCTGACCACATCATGGGGCAAGGGTTGCACAGCACCCAGACTCTGCCACATCACCAGGGATTCCTCATCTGGGCTGGGCCTTAACTTTACAGCATTGCAGG GAGAGAAAGGGCGGTTCTCTGCGAACGTGGTTCCAGGTGGGGCAGCTGATAAAGCTGGGGTTTGTAAAGGAGATCACCTGGTGTGGATGAATGGGGCAACAGTTGCTGATCTGTCTCACGCAGCGCTCTGCACAATG ATGAAAAAATGTAGTGACCTCACCATCCTTGTGATCGAAAGTGAAAGTGAGCAGAACTACATAGAAAAAAAGATGCCCATCCTGCCTTCAATGGCCGTACCTCATAACCTGCCTCATAGATCGAGGAAGCTCCACCTGCTTTCTGCTCCAGATGGCTACGGTTTCCTGCTGCGACTGGAAAGGACCTTAGCTGGACGTGAAT TACATTACCTGCGGGCGGTGGAAAAAGACAGCTCTGCAGAGAAGGCCGGAATGAGGAATGGAGAGTTGCTGCTGGAGGTCAATGGAGAACTGGCAGAGCATCTAACACATCATGAGATTGTGAATAGAGTGAGAACGAGTGGGGAACGGGTGTCCCTCACCACAATCAGTCTTCAGGGGCTGGACTTTTACATAAAG CTGGGTTTGTCCCCTTTGCTTTTTTGTGAAGATACAGCTGAGAAGGAAAATGTAGCGTCTGAATCTGCAGCTGAACAGTCGCTAGCAAAGGGAAAAGATGGCTCTCTCGAAAAAGGCAGTTTGGGATTCGGCTTTGACCTGGGCTCTGAGCCACAGACTTCTGGGACTTTCATTCATAAG CAGGTGGTTACAGTGAGCTCTGCAGAGAAGGCTGGACTTTCTGTGAGTGATGTTGTGATGGAAGTGAACGAACAAAATGTGGAGAAGGATCACCTGGAGGATGTGTTGAAGGTCATGAAAGAGACGGCATCGTCTCTGTCATTGCTAGCTGTGGATGGAACTGAAGATGACAAAAAGGAAAACGTGCACAATTCTACCCCCAGTAGTACTCCTGACCCCGAG GATGAAGAAATCACGGCCCTTTAA
- the nherf4b gene encoding NHERF family PDZ scaffold protein 4b isoform X3: MVISEDPVMASSLRLCVLKREEKQSYGFKLHEEVGQQGHIIRNLASGGIAQKSGLQDGDRLLEVNKYHVNNISHSEVARLINLSGNQLCLLVLDVSAYDMAVSQGQDLCSLTTSWGKGCTAPRLCHITRDSSSGLGLNFTALQGEKGRFSANVVPGGAADKAGVCKGDHLVWMNGATVADLSHAALCTMMKKCSDLTILVIESESEQNYIEKKMPILPSMAVPHNLPHRSRKLHLLSAPDGYGFLLRLERTLAGRELHYLRAVEKDSSAEKAGMRNGELLLEVNGELAEHLTHHEIVNRVRTSGERVSLTTISLQGLDFYIKLGLSPLLFCEDTAEKENVASESAAEQSLAKGKDGSLEKGSLGFGFDLGSEPQTSGTFIHKQVVTVSSAEKAGLSVSDVVMEVNEQNVEKDHLEDVLKVMKETASSLSLLAVDGTEDDKKENVHNSTPSSTPDPEDEEITAL, translated from the exons ATGGTCATATCAGAAG ACCCCGTGATGGCGTCCAGCCTTCGTCTGTGTGTTCTTAAACGGGAGGAAAAACAGTCCTATGGCTTTAAGCTGCACGAAGAAGTGGGACAACAAGGACACATAATCAGAAATTTGGCATCAGGGGGAATCGCACAGAAAAGTGGCCTTCAAGATGGAGATAGGCTGCTGGAGGTCAACAAGTACCATGTTAATAATATTTCCCACTCAGAG GTAGCAAGGTTGATAAACCTGAGTGGAAACCAGCTGTGTTTGTTGGTGCTGGATGTGAGTGCGTATGACATGGCTGTGTCCCAAGGTCAGGACCTTTGCAGTCTGACCACATCATGGGGCAAGGGTTGCACAGCACCCAGACTCTGCCACATCACCAGGGATTCCTCATCTGGGCTGGGCCTTAACTTTACAGCATTGCAGG GAGAGAAAGGGCGGTTCTCTGCGAACGTGGTTCCAGGTGGGGCAGCTGATAAAGCTGGGGTTTGTAAAGGAGATCACCTGGTGTGGATGAATGGGGCAACAGTTGCTGATCTGTCTCACGCAGCGCTCTGCACAATG ATGAAAAAATGTAGTGACCTCACCATCCTTGTGATCGAAAGTGAAAGTGAGCAGAACTACATAGAAAAAAAGATGCCCATCCTGCCTTCAATGGCCGTACCTCATAACCTGCCTCATAGATCGAGGAAGCTCCACCTGCTTTCTGCTCCAGATGGCTACGGTTTCCTGCTGCGACTGGAAAGGACCTTAGCTGGACGTGAAT TACATTACCTGCGGGCGGTGGAAAAAGACAGCTCTGCAGAGAAGGCCGGAATGAGGAATGGAGAGTTGCTGCTGGAGGTCAATGGAGAACTGGCAGAGCATCTAACACATCATGAGATTGTGAATAGAGTGAGAACGAGTGGGGAACGGGTGTCCCTCACCACAATCAGTCTTCAGGGGCTGGACTTTTACATAAAG CTGGGTTTGTCCCCTTTGCTTTTTTGTGAAGATACAGCTGAGAAGGAAAATGTAGCGTCTGAATCTGCAGCTGAACAGTCGCTAGCAAAGGGAAAAGATGGCTCTCTCGAAAAAGGCAGTTTGGGATTCGGCTTTGACCTGGGCTCTGAGCCACAGACTTCTGGGACTTTCATTCATAAG CAGGTGGTTACAGTGAGCTCTGCAGAGAAGGCTGGACTTTCTGTGAGTGATGTTGTGATGGAAGTGAACGAACAAAATGTGGAGAAGGATCACCTGGAGGATGTGTTGAAGGTCATGAAAGAGACGGCATCGTCTCTGTCATTGCTAGCTGTGGATGGAACTGAAGATGACAAAAAGGAAAACGTGCACAATTCTACCCCCAGTAGTACTCCTGACCCCGAG GATGAAGAAATCACGGCCCTTTAA
- the nherf4b gene encoding NHERF family PDZ scaffold protein 4b isoform X2, with the protein MPSNTGVAEANGLQKKFTFNPKEGIINPVMVISEDPVMASSLRLCVLKREEKQSYGFKLHEEVGQQGHIIRNLASGGIAQKSGLQDGDRLLEVNKYHVNNISHSEVARLINLSGNQLCLLVLDVSAYDMAVSQGQDLCSLTTSWGKGCTAPRLCHITRDSSSGLGLNFTALQGEKGRFSANVVPGGAADKAGVCKGDHLVWMNGATVADLSHAALCTMMKKCSDLTILVIESESEQNYIEKKMPILPSMAVPHNLPHRSRKLHLLSAPDGYGFLLRLERTLAGRELHYLRAVEKDSSAEKAGMRNGELLLEVNGELAEHLTHHEIVNRVRTSGERVSLTTISLQGLDFYIKLGLSPLLFCEDTAEKENVASESAAEQSLAKGKDGSLEKGSLGFGFDLGSEPQTSGTFIHKVVTVSSAEKAGLSVSDVVMEVNEQNVEKDHLEDVLKVMKETASSLSLLAVDGTEDDKKENVHNSTPSSTPDPEDEEITAL; encoded by the exons gaaatttacatttaatcCTAAAGAAGGCATCATCAACCCTGTGATGGTCATATCAGAAG ACCCCGTGATGGCGTCCAGCCTTCGTCTGTGTGTTCTTAAACGGGAGGAAAAACAGTCCTATGGCTTTAAGCTGCACGAAGAAGTGGGACAACAAGGACACATAATCAGAAATTTGGCATCAGGGGGAATCGCACAGAAAAGTGGCCTTCAAGATGGAGATAGGCTGCTGGAGGTCAACAAGTACCATGTTAATAATATTTCCCACTCAGAG GTAGCAAGGTTGATAAACCTGAGTGGAAACCAGCTGTGTTTGTTGGTGCTGGATGTGAGTGCGTATGACATGGCTGTGTCCCAAGGTCAGGACCTTTGCAGTCTGACCACATCATGGGGCAAGGGTTGCACAGCACCCAGACTCTGCCACATCACCAGGGATTCCTCATCTGGGCTGGGCCTTAACTTTACAGCATTGCAGG GAGAGAAAGGGCGGTTCTCTGCGAACGTGGTTCCAGGTGGGGCAGCTGATAAAGCTGGGGTTTGTAAAGGAGATCACCTGGTGTGGATGAATGGGGCAACAGTTGCTGATCTGTCTCACGCAGCGCTCTGCACAATG ATGAAAAAATGTAGTGACCTCACCATCCTTGTGATCGAAAGTGAAAGTGAGCAGAACTACATAGAAAAAAAGATGCCCATCCTGCCTTCAATGGCCGTACCTCATAACCTGCCTCATAGATCGAGGAAGCTCCACCTGCTTTCTGCTCCAGATGGCTACGGTTTCCTGCTGCGACTGGAAAGGACCTTAGCTGGACGTGAAT TACATTACCTGCGGGCGGTGGAAAAAGACAGCTCTGCAGAGAAGGCCGGAATGAGGAATGGAGAGTTGCTGCTGGAGGTCAATGGAGAACTGGCAGAGCATCTAACACATCATGAGATTGTGAATAGAGTGAGAACGAGTGGGGAACGGGTGTCCCTCACCACAATCAGTCTTCAGGGGCTGGACTTTTACATAAAG CTGGGTTTGTCCCCTTTGCTTTTTTGTGAAGATACAGCTGAGAAGGAAAATGTAGCGTCTGAATCTGCAGCTGAACAGTCGCTAGCAAAGGGAAAAGATGGCTCTCTCGAAAAAGGCAGTTTGGGATTCGGCTTTGACCTGGGCTCTGAGCCACAGACTTCTGGGACTTTCATTCATAAG GTGGTTACAGTGAGCTCTGCAGAGAAGGCTGGACTTTCTGTGAGTGATGTTGTGATGGAAGTGAACGAACAAAATGTGGAGAAGGATCACCTGGAGGATGTGTTGAAGGTCATGAAAGAGACGGCATCGTCTCTGTCATTGCTAGCTGTGGATGGAACTGAAGATGACAAAAAGGAAAACGTGCACAATTCTACCCCCAGTAGTACTCCTGACCCCGAG GATGAAGAAATCACGGCCCTTTAA